The following are encoded together in the Salvia hispanica cultivar TCC Black 2014 chromosome 6, UniMelb_Shisp_WGS_1.0, whole genome shotgun sequence genome:
- the LOC125194048 gene encoding proteasome subunit alpha type-3-like, with product MSSIGTGYDLSVTTFSPDGRVFQIEYAAKAVDNSGTVVAIKCKDGIVMGVEKLIASKMLLPGSNRRIHSVHRHSGMAVAGLAADGRQIVTRAKSEATNYERVYGEAIPVKELAERVASYVHLCTLYWWLRPFGCGVIVGGYDRDGPQLYMIEPSGISYRYFGAAIGKGRQAAKTEIEKLKLSEMTCRQGVIEVAKIIYGVHDEAKDKAFELELSWVCDESNRQHEKVPENLLEEAKAAAKAALEEMDAD from the exons ATGAGCAGCATAGGCACAGGCTACGATCTATCGGTGACCACATTCTCACCGGACGGCCGCGTTTTCCAGATCGAATATGCCGCTAAAGCCGTCGACAACAGCGGCACCGTCGTTGCCATCAAATGCAAAGACGGTATCGTCATG GGAGTGGAGAAGCTGATTGCTTCCAAGATGCTGCTGCCAGGCTCCAATCGAAGAATCCACTCCGTTCATCGCCACTCCGGCATG GCTGTTGCTGGATTAGCTGCTGATGGCAGGCAGATTGTTACACGAGCAAAGTCTGAAGCAACTAATTATGAGAG GGTTTATGGTGAAGCAATTCCTGTTAAAGAACTTGCGGAACGAGTGGCTAGTTATGTGCATTTGTGCACACTTTATTGGTGGCTCAG GCCTTTTGGTTGTGGAGTGATTGTGGGAGGTTATGATAGGGATGGGCCACAGTTGTACATGATCGAACCTTCTGGAATATCTTAT AGATACTTCGGTGCAGCCATTGGAAAAGGAAGACAGGCTGCTAAAAC tgagatagaaaaattaaagctTTCAGAGATGACATGCCGACAAGGTGTCATTGAGGTGGCCAAGAT CATCTATGGGGTTCACGATGAGGCCAAGGACAAGGCCTTTGAACTCGAACTGAGCTGGGTCTGTGATGAGTCAAACCGCCAGCATGAAAAG GTTCCGGAAAATCTACTAGAGGAAGCCAAGGCAGCAGCTAAAGCTGCTCTTGAAGAAATGGATGCAGATTAA
- the LOC125195044 gene encoding family of serine hydrolases 2-like, with product MEAANFGKKKILCLHGFRTSGSFLKMQISKWDPSVFAPFVLDFPDGIYPAGGKSEIEVIFPPPYFEWFQFSKDFTGQTNLEACIDYLCNYMETNGPFHGLLGFSQFSIRGCIIITSTSYQAQGKILKQHPPITLFVSISGSKFKDPAISEVAYKELIKVRSVHVVGERDWQKLPSEELAAAFDRPLIIRHPQGHTVPRLDEEAVEKVCSWIRHGVVLHRSINVRIKHENRKKTKNGERSWLKGKL from the exons atggaAGCTGCAAACTTTGGAAAGAAGAAAATCTTGTGCTTACATGGATTCAGAACCAGTGGGAGCTTTCTCAAAATGCAAATTAGCAAATGGGATCCCTCAGTTTTTGCTCCCTTTGTCCTG GATTTCCCGGACGGTATTTACCCAGCAGGAGGGAAATCCGAGATTGAGGTCATATTTCCACCCCCTTATTTTGAATGGTTTCAATTCAGTAAG GATTTTACGGGGCAGACAAACTTGGAAGCGTGTATAGACTACTTGTGCAACTACATGGAGACAAATGGTCCATTCCATGGGCTTTTAGGCTTCTCTCAG TTTTCCATAAGGGGCTGCATTATCATCACTTCTACTTCATATCAAGCACAA GGAAAGATACTGAAGCAACATCCTCCTATAACCCTGTTTGTATCCATATCCGGGTCGAAATTTAAGGATCCAGCCATATCTGAGGTTGCTTACAAAGAGCTCATCAAGGTTAGGTCAGTTCATGTTGTTGGCGAGAGAGATTGGCAAAAACTGCCTTCTGAGGAGCTGGCTGCAGCATTCGACCGCCCTTTGATCATACGCCACCCTCAAGGCCACACCGTGCCTCGCCTAG ATGAAGAGGCTGTTGAGAAGGTCTGTAGCTGGATTAGGCATGGTGTAGTGTTGCACCGGAGCATCAATGTCAGAATCAAACACGAAAACAGGAAAAAGACCAAGAATGGAGAAAGGAGTTGGCTGAAGGGAAAACTGTGA
- the LOC125194047 gene encoding uncharacterized protein LOC125194047 isoform X2: MEDQESADSATRKSSISSGGRAQERKEFLYRFVDSEELKANLEEWLEDIVEDNPRSAFDLPFELIDLQKFDYALEGVPFQQLIRMPSAIYASTSSDVEATAYLALEDFLHASVNGMWEAFWGPEDNMMPFYVSSLYEGNLKFYQAEQAIAKGKVGGLCASAIMLRNPRHPQGKWDDIIELALLRPDIGNHASAEENSNPPVSTICEALFLAFRVLLARSISRSNIPLSLNSVFVLLVDSNCGGVIRVEGDLSKLDCNLNNVYESAAAWIKNHSKIAISSVDRIWNKLGNANWGDIGALQVLYATFQSITQYAGMPKNTIEDLAADHSSRLQARRIERQLENTRVNGNGLFRFQHRNASPEIVEVQEESVKVDSAKTLKLEVGSVLMVEDSNWQKGYQINEVLNDGEIQYYIASPIQDSGKAHFLYVGSHPSQLEPAWEDMKLWYQVQRQTKVLGIMKHKGFSSKYLPEVIASGQVIHPGQCRKTNTGGNCDQPWCGTPVLVTSPVGRTVSEMVRAGQFGTDEAIRCCHYCLSALSTSASSGIRHGDIRPENIICVNPGLRQPYFVLIGWGHAILEERDRPALNLHFSSTSALQEGKLFSASDAESLVYMLYFCSGGDLPVLDSVEGALQWRETAWSRRLIQQKLGDISAVLKAFADYVDSLCGTPYSVDYEIWLRRLKRQINEGDSGKEVETLS; encoded by the exons ATGGAAG ATCAGGAATCAGCAGATTCAGCAACCAGAAAGTCCAGTATCTCCTCAGGTGGTAGGGCTCAGGAGAGAAAGGAGTTTCTTTATAGATTTGTGGACAGTGAAGAACTGAAAGCAAATCTTGAGGAGTGGCTTGAGGATATAGTTGAAGATAATCCGAGGTCTGCCTTTGATCTTCCTTTCGAGTTAATAGATCTTCAGAAGTTTGATTATGCCCTAGAAGGTGTTCCCTTTCAACAGCTAATTCGGATGCCCAGTGCTATTTATGCTTCTACATCCAGTGACGTGGAGGCGACAGCTTATCTTGCTCTTGAGGATTTTTTGCATGCAAGTGTGAATGGCATGTGGGAAGCTTTCTGGGGGCCTGAAGATAATATGATGCCTTTCTATGTTTCCTCCCTATATGAAGgaaacttgaaattttaccaagCTGAGCAGGCCATAGCAAAAGGTAAAGTTGGAGGCCTTTGTGCATCGGCTATAATGCTAAGGAACCCAAGACATCCACAAGGGAAGTGGGATGATATCATTGAGTTGGCATTGCTGAGACCTGATATTGGAAATCATGCTTCAGCAGAGGAGAACTCTAATCCTCCAGTCTCTACTATTTGTGAAGCTTTATTCCTTGCTTTCCGTGTGCTGCTTGCCAGAAGCATCAGCAGATCCAATATCCCTCTGAGTTTGAATTCTGTGTTTGTACTTCTAGTTGACTCTAATTGTGGTGGCGTCATTAGAGTTGAAGGTGATTTGAGTAAGCTGGACTGCAATCTGAATAATGTCTACGAATCTGCGGCCGCATGGATAAAAAACCATTCAAAAATTGCAATCTCATCTGTTGATAGGATCTGGAACAAGCTTGGAAATGCTAACTGGGGTGATATTGGGGCTTTACAGGTACTTTATGCTACATTTCAATCTATAACACAATATGCTGGAATGCCTAAGAACACTATAGAAGATTTAGCTGCTGACCACAGCTCCCGTCTTCAAGCCAGGAGGATTGAAAGGCAGTTGGAGAATACAAGGGTGAATGGTAATGGTTTATTTCGCTTCCAACATCGCAATGCTTCACCTGAGATTGTAGAGGTACAAGAGGAATCTGTTAAAGTGGATTCTGCAAAGACACTGAAGCTTGAAGTAGGATCTGTATTGATGGTGGAGGATTCAAACTGGCAGAAAGGTTATCAGATAAATGAGGTTCTGAATGATGGGGAGATTCAATATTACATTGCATCTCCCATTCAAGATTCAGGAAAGGCTCACTTTCTGTATGTTGGTTCGCATCCATCACAATTGGAACCAGCTTGGGAAGATATGAAGCTATGGTATCAAGTTCAGAGGCAAACTAAAGTACTCGGTATTATGAAACACAAAGGATTTTCCAGTAAGTATCTTCCCGAAGTGATTGCATCGGGCCAGGTGATTCATCCTGGCCAGTGTCGGAAAACAAACACAGGTGGAAATTGTGATCAGCCCTGGTGTGGGACTCCTGTTCTAGTGACCAGTCCAGTTGGTAGGACTGTATCTGAAATGGTGAGAGCTGGCCAGTTCGGTACTGACGAGGCTATTAGGTGCTGCCATTATTGTTTATCTGCTCTCTCAACCTCTGCCTCGTCTGGGATTCGGCATGGGGATATCAGGCCAGAAAACATTATCTGTGTAAATCCTGGTCTCAGGCAGCCTTATTTCGTCCTTATCGGTTGGGGGCATGCCATTTTGGAAGAAAGGGATCGTCCGGCATTAAATCTTCATTTCTCTTCTACTTCTGCCCTTCAAGAAGGGAAGTTGTTCTCTGCTTCTGATGCTGAAAGCCTAGTATATATGCTCTACTTCTGCTCTGGTGGAGATTTACCTGTTCTGGATTCAGTCGAAGGAGCACTACAGTGGAGGGAAACAGCTTGGTCGAGGAGGCTGATTCAGCAGAAGCTCGGTGACATCTCTGCTGTCCTGAAAGCATTTGCAGATTACGTTGACAGTCTATGTGGTACACCATACTCCGTTGACTATGAAATCTGGTTAAGAAGATTGAAAAGACAGATTAACGAAGGTGACAGTGGAAAGGAAGTCGAAACATTGAGCTAG
- the LOC125194047 gene encoding uncharacterized protein LOC125194047 isoform X1: MEGISPDQESADSATRKSSISSGGRAQERKEFLYRFVDSEELKANLEEWLEDIVEDNPRSAFDLPFELIDLQKFDYALEGVPFQQLIRMPSAIYASTSSDVEATAYLALEDFLHASVNGMWEAFWGPEDNMMPFYVSSLYEGNLKFYQAEQAIAKGKVGGLCASAIMLRNPRHPQGKWDDIIELALLRPDIGNHASAEENSNPPVSTICEALFLAFRVLLARSISRSNIPLSLNSVFVLLVDSNCGGVIRVEGDLSKLDCNLNNVYESAAAWIKNHSKIAISSVDRIWNKLGNANWGDIGALQVLYATFQSITQYAGMPKNTIEDLAADHSSRLQARRIERQLENTRVNGNGLFRFQHRNASPEIVEVQEESVKVDSAKTLKLEVGSVLMVEDSNWQKGYQINEVLNDGEIQYYIASPIQDSGKAHFLYVGSHPSQLEPAWEDMKLWYQVQRQTKVLGIMKHKGFSSKYLPEVIASGQVIHPGQCRKTNTGGNCDQPWCGTPVLVTSPVGRTVSEMVRAGQFGTDEAIRCCHYCLSALSTSASSGIRHGDIRPENIICVNPGLRQPYFVLIGWGHAILEERDRPALNLHFSSTSALQEGKLFSASDAESLVYMLYFCSGGDLPVLDSVEGALQWRETAWSRRLIQQKLGDISAVLKAFADYVDSLCGTPYSVDYEIWLRRLKRQINEGDSGKEVETLS; this comes from the exons ATGGAAG GTATATCACCAGATCAGGAATCAGCAGATTCAGCAACCAGAAAGTCCAGTATCTCCTCAGGTGGTAGGGCTCAGGAGAGAAAGGAGTTTCTTTATAGATTTGTGGACAGTGAAGAACTGAAAGCAAATCTTGAGGAGTGGCTTGAGGATATAGTTGAAGATAATCCGAGGTCTGCCTTTGATCTTCCTTTCGAGTTAATAGATCTTCAGAAGTTTGATTATGCCCTAGAAGGTGTTCCCTTTCAACAGCTAATTCGGATGCCCAGTGCTATTTATGCTTCTACATCCAGTGACGTGGAGGCGACAGCTTATCTTGCTCTTGAGGATTTTTTGCATGCAAGTGTGAATGGCATGTGGGAAGCTTTCTGGGGGCCTGAAGATAATATGATGCCTTTCTATGTTTCCTCCCTATATGAAGgaaacttgaaattttaccaagCTGAGCAGGCCATAGCAAAAGGTAAAGTTGGAGGCCTTTGTGCATCGGCTATAATGCTAAGGAACCCAAGACATCCACAAGGGAAGTGGGATGATATCATTGAGTTGGCATTGCTGAGACCTGATATTGGAAATCATGCTTCAGCAGAGGAGAACTCTAATCCTCCAGTCTCTACTATTTGTGAAGCTTTATTCCTTGCTTTCCGTGTGCTGCTTGCCAGAAGCATCAGCAGATCCAATATCCCTCTGAGTTTGAATTCTGTGTTTGTACTTCTAGTTGACTCTAATTGTGGTGGCGTCATTAGAGTTGAAGGTGATTTGAGTAAGCTGGACTGCAATCTGAATAATGTCTACGAATCTGCGGCCGCATGGATAAAAAACCATTCAAAAATTGCAATCTCATCTGTTGATAGGATCTGGAACAAGCTTGGAAATGCTAACTGGGGTGATATTGGGGCTTTACAGGTACTTTATGCTACATTTCAATCTATAACACAATATGCTGGAATGCCTAAGAACACTATAGAAGATTTAGCTGCTGACCACAGCTCCCGTCTTCAAGCCAGGAGGATTGAAAGGCAGTTGGAGAATACAAGGGTGAATGGTAATGGTTTATTTCGCTTCCAACATCGCAATGCTTCACCTGAGATTGTAGAGGTACAAGAGGAATCTGTTAAAGTGGATTCTGCAAAGACACTGAAGCTTGAAGTAGGATCTGTATTGATGGTGGAGGATTCAAACTGGCAGAAAGGTTATCAGATAAATGAGGTTCTGAATGATGGGGAGATTCAATATTACATTGCATCTCCCATTCAAGATTCAGGAAAGGCTCACTTTCTGTATGTTGGTTCGCATCCATCACAATTGGAACCAGCTTGGGAAGATATGAAGCTATGGTATCAAGTTCAGAGGCAAACTAAAGTACTCGGTATTATGAAACACAAAGGATTTTCCAGTAAGTATCTTCCCGAAGTGATTGCATCGGGCCAGGTGATTCATCCTGGCCAGTGTCGGAAAACAAACACAGGTGGAAATTGTGATCAGCCCTGGTGTGGGACTCCTGTTCTAGTGACCAGTCCAGTTGGTAGGACTGTATCTGAAATGGTGAGAGCTGGCCAGTTCGGTACTGACGAGGCTATTAGGTGCTGCCATTATTGTTTATCTGCTCTCTCAACCTCTGCCTCGTCTGGGATTCGGCATGGGGATATCAGGCCAGAAAACATTATCTGTGTAAATCCTGGTCTCAGGCAGCCTTATTTCGTCCTTATCGGTTGGGGGCATGCCATTTTGGAAGAAAGGGATCGTCCGGCATTAAATCTTCATTTCTCTTCTACTTCTGCCCTTCAAGAAGGGAAGTTGTTCTCTGCTTCTGATGCTGAAAGCCTAGTATATATGCTCTACTTCTGCTCTGGTGGAGATTTACCTGTTCTGGATTCAGTCGAAGGAGCACTACAGTGGAGGGAAACAGCTTGGTCGAGGAGGCTGATTCAGCAGAAGCTCGGTGACATCTCTGCTGTCCTGAAAGCATTTGCAGATTACGTTGACAGTCTATGTGGTACACCATACTCCGTTGACTATGAAATCTGGTTAAGAAGATTGAAAAGACAGATTAACGAAGGTGACAGTGGAAAGGAAGTCGAAACATTGAGCTAG
- the LOC125197138 gene encoding esterase CBG03338-like produces the protein MEGVKVAKKKILCLHGFRTSGSFLKKQISKWDPSIFAHFDMDFPDGIYPAGGKSEIEGIFPPPYFEWFQFNKDFTEYTNLEACIDYLCNYITTNGPFHAFLGFSQGASLSALLLGYQAQGKILKEHPRISLFVSISGSKFRDPTICEVAYKDVIKVRSVHFVGEKDWLKLPSEELAAAFEDPLIIRHPQGHTVPRLDEEGVEKICRWIRHDVVLQNGEVNESEVKEAVPMEKREEIEA, from the exons ATGGAAGGTGTGAAGGTAGCAAAGAAGAAAATCCTTTGTTTGCATGGATTCAGAACCAGTGGGAGCTTCCTCAAAAAGCAAATCAGCAAATGGGATCCTTCAATTTTTGCTCATTTTGACATG GATTTTCCAGATGGAATTTACCCTGCAGGAGGGAAATCTGAGATTGAGGGCATATTTCCACCACCTTATTTTGAGTGGTTTCAATTCAACAAG GATTTTACCGAGTACACCAACTTGGAAGCATGTATAGACTACTTATGCAACTACATTACAACAAATGGTCCATTTCATGCCTTTTTAGGCTTCTCTCAG GGAGCTTCATTGTCAGCACTTCTACTTGGATATCAAGCACAG GGAAAGATACTGAAAGAGCATCCACGTATAAGTCTGTTTGTATCCATATCCGGGTCGAAATTTAGGGATCCAACCATATGTGAGGTTGCTTACAAAGATGTGATCAAGGTTAGATCAGTTCATTTTGTTGGGGAGAAGGATTGGCTAAAACTTCCTTCTGAGGAGCTGGCTGCAGCGTTTGAGGACCCTTTGATCATACGACATCCTCAAGGCCACACCGTGCCTAGGCTAG ATGAAGAGGGTGTTGAGAAGATTTGCAGGTGGATTAGGCATGATGTTGTGTTGCAGAATGGAGAAGTGAATGAGAGTGAGGTTAAAGAAGCAGTTCCAATGgagaaaagagaagaaattgaagctTAG